In Vanessa cardui chromosome 28, ilVanCard2.1, whole genome shotgun sequence, one genomic interval encodes:
- the LOC124541530 gene encoding 39S ribosomal protein L43, mitochondrial, producing MSNKNMFMKSAFVRAPLQNGVGRYVCQLQRVVLKFCKSHGGSRGIRDFIEQDLVDFAKQNPSVVVYLKPRRHRGPVLVAEYLNGDRVWMSVHNKTHSEITKWMEVLRTQQGDVAGARLRKYQYTDYPSVQGPWTPFTFKDPELNVATLPDPKFGANNRLSVSATEKLRLMFEKQAISEKDVKTGE from the exons atgtctaataaaaatatgtttatgaaatCGGCGTTCGTCCGAGCGCCTTTACAAAATGGTGTTGGTCGCTACGTATGCCAATTGCAAAGAGTTGTTCTGAAATTCTGTAAAAGTCACGGTGGGAGCCGCGGAATTAG AGATTTCATCGAACAAGATCTAGTCGATTTCGCGAAGCAAAACCCGAGTGTGGTCGTATACCTAAAGCCTCGTAGACATAGAGGGCCTGTTCTTGTTGCTGAATATT taAATGGTGATAGAGTATGGATGAGTGTGCATAATAAGACTCATTCAGAAATAACAAAATGGATGGAAGTACTTCGTACCCAGCAAGGCGACGTTGCTGGAGCTCGTCTCAGAAAATACCAGTACACAGATTACCCATCTGTCCAGGGACCATGGACTCCATTCACTTTCAAAGACCCAGAACTCAATGTAGCTACATTACCTGATCCCAAGTTTGGTGCCAACAACAGATTGTCCGTATCTGCTACTGAAAAACTAAGACTTATGTTCGAAAAGCAAGCAATAAGTGAAAAAGATGTTAAGACTGGAGAATAG
- the LOC124541737 gene encoding zinc finger protein 626-like: MDYELSSIIKKEKQEFLEDNNDNYLPLRFGIKIKVEKETILDDWCLQDVLLTNDYETISYLKLKEESEQSCVICNENFTDSFSLYKHNLVHLKVPLIQRKLFMCDACPAFYNKKNDLQNHILLTHQPKRLYYGDVLITKSLHKCQICEKTFAYKSWFDHVKNVHGQLRLKCEKCNLTFKCERYLKRHILYIHEGVKPSWRYHKVKSANIKTYIQCEVCPARFTNKNSLTTHTRNCHSDKRYKCKICKSILKSKSYLLTHINRVHYDDGKLHCCDICGKIFKSPRYVRVHIKNAHGTQKKYKKNKP, from the exons ATGGATTACGAATTAAGTTCAATTATCAAAAAAGAGAAACAGGAATTTTTAGAAGATAATAATGACAATTATTTACCATTACGTTtcggtattaaaataaaagttgaaaaagagACGATACTCGACGATTGGTGTTTACAGGATGTATTGTTAACGAACGACTACGAAACTATAAGTTACCTGAAACTGAAAGAGGAGAGCGAACAATCTTGTGTAATATGTAATGAAAACTTTACTGATAG CTTCTCTCTGTATAAACACAATCTCGTTCACCTAAAAGTGCCTTTAATACAACGTAAATTATTCATGTGTGATGCCTGTCCCGCCTTCTATAACAAGAAAAATGACCTCCAAAACCACATATTACTAACCCACCAACCAAAGAGATTATATTATGGTGATGTATTAATAACAAAGTCATTACATAAGTGTCAAATTTGTGAAAAAACATTTGCATATAAAAGTTGGTTCGATCATGTAAAAAATGTCCACGGACAGCTTAGATTGAAATGCGAAAAgtgtaatttaacatttaagtgtgaaagatatttaaaaaggcATATATTGTACATACATGAGGGTGTCAAACCTTCTTGGCGTTACCATAAAGTTAAGTCTGCtaatatcaaaacatacatTCAGTGTGAAGTATGCCCTGCCAGATTCActaataaaaattctttaacTACTCATACGAGGAATTGTCATAGCGATAAAAGGTACAAATGTAAAATTTGCAAATCTATATTAAAGAGTAAGTCGTACTTGTTGACACATATCAATAGAGTTCATTATGACGATGGGAAGTTGCACTGTTGTGATATTTGTGGTAAGATTTTTAAGTCACCGAGATATGTGAGAgtacatattaaaaatgcacACGGCACTcagaagaaatataaaaaaaataagccataa